A segment of the Terribacillus aidingensis genome:
CATCGGCTGGAACTGTGCATCTCCTGATCCAGTCAACGGCCCGAAAGCTACGAATCCCATATGCTTGTACAGCTTTTGCTGCCGTAAGACGCCAGAAATAACGGCCATATCAAATCCATTTTCGAGACAGTATTGAATAAGCGCTTCTGCTAGCCTGAAAAATACGAAACTGTCACGATAGGCTTTTTCGACTGCCAGTAATCTGATCTCACATTTTGCATTATGAGGAGGCAGATAGTCATCCAGTCCCTCTATTTTTTCATCAAGCGAAAAAGGCCTGACTGAACGGATGGCTATCATTGCAACGACCGTTTCCCCATCCAAGCCGATAATATATGTATTTTCCTGATTGAACCTATCTATTCTTTTGCGCTCCTGATTGGTCTCGTGCTGTGGAATTTCCTCTGTGAAGGTACGATAATTAAGCGCATGCACCTGTTCAAATTCCCACGGCTCGGTAGCAATCTTGTACTTTAATTGTGTCGAATTCATCGTATGTCACCTTTCGTTACGTAATAGCAAATAGCTCCAAGCAGCTTTCAAATGTGTATGATGGGCTGCCAGGATAAGGACGGTCACTACAACGTAAACAGCAATAGTTGTCATGTCCAATCGTAAAAATGGAAGCAGCATGGCTGTAGAGGCATAAGCAAGTAATCCTGAAATGCTGAATTTTTTAACAAAAAGATAGATAACTAGAAAAGCAGCGATCAGCAGAAAGGTTGCCTGGTAAGAGAAAAATACAAGTGCCCCAAGGGACACTGCTATTCCTTTTCCGCCTTTAAAACGAAGCTGAATCGGGAATATATGACCCAGCACTGCTGCAATCACACTGATACCTGCAATAATTTCAGTCTGGCCGCTCCATTTGACGAGCACTACAGCTAGCATTCCTTTGGCTATATCGAACACAAGCACCCAAAAGAAACCTTGCTTACCCATTGCTCTGCCAGCATTCGTTGCTCCTGCATTCCCGCTTCCAGTCGTACGGATATCGATTCCATGCTTCCATTTCATCATATAATAGGCTCCATTCAGTGAGCCGAGCAGATATGCTAATATGATTGTTAGTAAAGCAAGCCCTACGGCTTCCATAAACTTACACCACCTTGCATTAGTTCCATAGTATAAATAAATATCTGAACTTTCAATGACATTTGACAAATTTCTACCTAAATATGGCATAATAAATGCCTGTATCTGCTGATACAGGCATTTATTTCATTTATTCTGTTGTTTCGTAAGCCCGCCATAGACGATCGAAAACCTGCAGCGCTCCATGAAAAGGACTGTTCCATTCCAAGTATTCACTGATTTCGTCATAAGACGAGCTGTGCTTAGGAAAATTATGATCCCCAAACATCCAGTCTGCCAACTTGCTCTCATCCGTTGGCTTCTTCCGTCCTCGATATGTCATCATAAAATGATAAAAAGAACGCATTCATTCACCTTCTTTCGGTTGTACTTCGTTCTTCTTCCTCCACACTGGGTAATAAATTGTCAGCACAATCAATAAGAAGAAAAAAACAGGCGGCAAAAATACATGCAGCATTTAGTGCCTCACCCGATCATATTGTATAAAGTAATAATCGTAAGGATTGCGTTCGTCCTTGGTACCTTTTTCCCGAGAGATTTCCTGCCACTCATCCACCGGAAAGTCAGGAAAGTGTGTATCTGCCGGAAAGCTTTCCTCTATATACGTCATATAAATACGATCAGCGATCTCCAACGTCTGGGAAAAAATCTCACTTCCACCGATAACAAAAATCTCTTTTTCAGCGTGCTTGTCGGCCAATTTGTTTATGTCAGCCACATCATGCAAAACTGTGACACCATCTGCTTGAAACGCTTCATCCCTCGTAAGCACAACATTCGTCCGATTCGGCAGCGCACCATTCATGGAATCGAGTGTCTTTCTCCCCATAACGATAATTTGACCGCTCGTCTTCTCCTTGAAGAATCGCAAATCCCTTGGCAGCCGCCACGGAAGGTCATTTTTATACCCGATACCTCGGTTTTGATCCATCGCAAATAATAATGAAATCATGCTTGTCCCTCCTTATACGGCAACTGGCGCTTTAATGGCAGGATGCGGTTCATATCCAATGATTTCTAAGTCGTCCATAGAAGCATCGAATACTGAGCTGAAGCTATCTTTAATCTGCAATGCTGGCAATGGTTTTGGTGTACGGTCAAGCTGTGTCTTCACTTGCTCAAGATGATTCGTATATAAATGCGCATCTCCAATTGTATGGATGAATTCTCCGACTTCCAACCCGCACTCTTTGGCAATTAAATGCGTCAGCAGACTATAGCTTGCAATATTGAACGGGATGCCAAGGAAAATGTCGCCGCTGCGCTGGTACAGCTGACAAGAAAGCTTATTGTCCGCTACATAGAACTGGAACATCGTATGACAGGGTGGCAGCGCCATCGATGGGACATCCTCTGGATTCCATGCAGAAACTATCAATCTTCTTGAGTCTGGATTTTTCTTTATTGTTTCAATTATGTCTTGCAATTGATCGATGCTTTCACCTTGTGAAGTCTTCCAGTTTCGCCACTGCTTCCCGTATACGTCTCCAAGATGACCAAATCGTTCGCTGAAGGCATCATCAGTCAGAATCAGCTGTTTAAATTGTTCCATTTGCGTTTCGTATGTTTTTCGGAAGTTATCGTCTTGCAGAGATCGGCGGCCAAAATCGGTCATATCCGGTCCGTCATATGCGTCACTTTCCACCCAATTCTTAAACGCCCATTCATTCCAGATGTTATTGTTATGCTCTAACAAATAGCGGATATTCGTATCTCCCTTTAGGAACCAAAGCAGCTCACTGGCAATCAGCCGGAAAGGGACTTTTTTTGTTGTAAGCAGCGGAAAACCTTTCTGCAGGTCAAAACGCATCTGGTAGCCGAAAACGGAAACTGTGCCTGTGCCTGTGCGATCTTCTTTCTTAGTGCCATTTTTCAGAACATATCTGCATAGATCCAGATAAGCTTGTTCAGAGGTTGTCATATAATATCATTCCTTTATCGTATATCATCACACGGCATCTCCCATTCCTCAAAAAATCGGTTCAGGAAGTCCTGCATGTAAGCATGTCTCGATTCAGCCATATGCAATGCTGTTTTCGTGTGCAGTGTTTCTTTCAATTTTAACAGTTTATCATAAAAATGCTGAACGCTCGAATGCTTCGGATCATTCGGCCAATGGATAAGGCGGCTCGCTGCCCCTCCAAACGCGAACGTACGGGCGATCCCGATAGCTCCTATAGCATCAAGACGGTCCGCATCCTGAATGATCTTACCTTCCAATGTATCAGGAGTACGTCCTTTACTGAAGGAAATATTGCGGCATGCTTGGAATATATCTTTAATCGCGCTTTCATCCAAACCGATACGCCGGAGAAAACCTTGGGCCTCAGCCACAGCATCAGCTGGCTCATCAAACAGTTTGTGGTCCCCAATATCGTGCATCCAGCCGATTGCCTCTGTCAGGAACGGATCTGCGCCCTCTTCAAATGCTATTTTCCTTCCCATCTTAGCTACCCGCTTCATATGATAAAAGTCGTGCCCTGTCGCATCTTTGCGGAAAATGGTATATGCATAACGCTCCATTTCTTCCAATTGTCTTTTCTGGTCCATCGTTCATCGCCCTTCCTGGTCAAATAGGTTCAGCTGTTCTGGCGGAGGATCCGGCAGCTTCTGACCAAGGAGCTGCATCATCTCCTTGGCATTATCACTGGCATCACCGCCGGAATTATTATTGAACAGTAAGATGACACGTGTGCTGGAATGCTCCAGCTTTAAAGCCTTATCCCGCCACTCCTTCAATTCAGCTTGATTGTATCGATAAAGAAAGCGGACCTTTCGCCAGTCCTCGCGACCGTTTTGATTCCAGCCATGCACATTCCGCCCATGAAAACGTACTAGCGTCAAGTGGTCATTTGTAGCTTCGGAAACAGCCGGAACTGAACCGCTCCCTGCCTGTGGTTCATCGCAAACTGTATGTATGAATTCTAGCTCACGCAACAGATGAAGTGTCCTATCCCTGTATTCGTCCGCATACCAAGACTGATTTCGAAATTCAATCGCTACTGGCAGTCCTTTCATCAGCTCACGAATAAACCGGAGCCGATCGATACTTGTCTTTTCCACTTGGAACCAAGGAGGAAACTGGAAAAGGACCGCAGCTAGCTTATCTGCTTCTATAATGGGCTGGATCGATGTCAGAAAGTCATCAAATAGTAATGCTGCTTCTGCCCGTGTCATCTTTTTCCGACTCTGGCCAGTCATGTCCTGGTGCGCTTTTATGATAAAGGAAAAATGATCCGGTGTTTCTTCTGCCCATTTCGTATAATTACTGACAGACTGAATGGCGTAAAAGGAAGAATCCACTTCGACAACATCAAAATGGGTTGCATATGTTTTCAATTTCTGCTGCCTGGTTTTCGTATCCGGATATAATTTATCGTGATCTCCCCAACCGGTCACACCGACTTGTATTGTCAAACCTTCTCCTCCTTCCGACAATATACGATTTATTATATTGTAATGTAATCGTATCAAGCCATCAACGAAGAGCAATGCCTTGTCATGAAAAAACATTAAATGTCGCAAATTGACGAAAGAAGACATAATAGAACCTTTCAATCAAATCAGAAAGCGATTACTTTCCCAATATAACCCCATTTTTACGTACTTGACGCATTTTTCAAAATAAGCTATATTTGTGTCAAGCAAACAAGATGAGCGGAATAAGAACGATGGCAGCTTGTTAGAAGAGCTAAGAAATTCCGCCCTTCTAACAGACTGCCTTTTTCAATTCATGCACGTCTTATTTGTATTATTACATGCGTTTTCTGTGAAACGTCTTTTAGGAGGATAAGGAATATGCCAAACGGTATTGTAAAGTGGTTCAACGCTGAAAAAGGTTACGGATTCATTCAAGTAGAGGACGGTAACGATGTGTTTGTACATTACTCCGCCATCCAGGAAGAAGGCTTCAAGAATCTTGAAGAAGGTCAGGAAGTATCCTTTGAAGTAATCGAAGGAGAAAGAGGCCCTCAAGCAGCTAACGTAGAAAAAGTCTAATATAATCGTAAGCGGCAATCCAATGGATTGCCGCTTTTTTGTACACACTTCCTTCCATAAGTTGCATCCGTTTGGAAAAGCGCGTATACTCTTCCAATGTCTAAGCTATTTTCACTAGGAGGAGCAGCATTGAATAACGATTTACTATGGATTGTCTTTTCGATTATAAATTTTGTCCTGCTGTTAATCATGTATCGGCTGTTCGGGCGTCTCGGATTGTTCGTATGGGTCGGTATGGCTACAGTATTGGCAAATATTCAGGTGACGAAGACAATCGAGCTGTTTGGTTTAACAGCTACAATGGGAAACATCATATATGGAACCATCTTCTTGGCTTCAGATATACTGAACGAGAATTATGGTAAGAAAATAGCCAGAAAAGCTGTCGGACTAGGCTTTGCTACCCTTATCATCATGACGATCATCATGCAGGTTGTTCTTGTATTCGACCCGGCGCCAAGCGACATTGCGCACTCATCTCTCAGCACGATTTTCGGATTCCTACCTCGAGTCGCACTTGGGAGCCTGATTGCATACGGCATCAGCCAATATGTTGATGTCTGGCTGTATGCATTGCTCAAGCGAATGCTGCCAGATGATAAATATCTTTGGGTGCGAAACAATGGAAGTACGATGCTCAGTCAGCTGCTGGATACGCTCGTCTTTTGCACAATTGCATTTGCAGGGACATATGAAGGCTCGGTATGGATGGAGATATTCATCTCGACGTATTTGTTGAAATTCGTGGTCAGCATCATTTCGACACCGTTTCTTTACGGCGCAAAACGGATGTACAGACAAATCAACGATTAGGGGGAATGGATATTGATCGAGGTATATACGGATGGTGCGACTAGTGGTAATCCAGGGCAAAGCGGTGCAGGTATCGTAATTATAAATGATGGAACACGCCAGACCTACAGCGTACCGCTCGGTATGATGACAAATCATCAAGCCGAGTTTTGGGCCATCATCAGAGCACTGGAAATCTGTCAGAGCGATTACCCCGACGATATCATCTCCTTACGCTCGGATTCCCAAGCGGCAGTACAAGCAATCGATAAGGAACATACGAAGAACAAGGAATTCCAGCCACTATTGGAACAAATCATGCAGCTTAGTCGGCAGTTTCCTTATTTCTTCATTAAATGGATACCAGAAAAACAAAACAAAGCAGCTGATCAGCTTGCCCGGGAAGCAATTCGGCAGAATCAATGATATTGAAGCTGAAATCCTTTTCTCGCAAGCAGATTTTCTGCTTGTTTTTTTGTATGTATCTTATCTTCCCCTATTAAATCGAGCACACTAAGATAGAAGCTGCCGTCAAAGGCATGCTGGAAGCGCAACGTCATTTGCACAGCAAAAATAACCTTCCAATCAGGAGCATTGGCATAATTTTTGCCAAAATAAATGAATTGTACGTCTTCGTCAGTCAGTTTGAATCCTTTTGCCCATAAATCGTCCAGAAAATAGGCCAAGCTATGTTTCGTCAACTTGCAAAACCCCTTTATCAGAATCCGACTATTATTATAGCATTCTTGTTTCCGGTTTCAATGATTTTATGATAATTCTATTTTATTGGATTTATTAGATTTTTCTAACTTGCGCAACATTTCTACTAAGTATTTACAATTCAAAAAGTTAGCATTAAACTAATAAAGCCAATTAGAAAGGGGATGTTAGCGTGAAAAAGCTTATGTATTTGCTAGCGTTAACGGCTATCGTAGCCATCTTTGCAACAGGTTGTTCAAATGCTGATTCACAAAGTAAGTCAGACAGCGGTTCAGAAAAAACAGAAACGACCGATGTCAAAAAGGAACTTCTGCATACGCAAATGGATTTCACAGCAGAATTCAGTCCTAACTATGCACCGATCGCAGCTTATCAAACTGCACTAGCTGACGAAGAGTCCACAGACGATGTTATCAAAACGTCTGCTGAAGCTGCTAAAAAAGCAGCTGATGAAGGTGCTGCAAAG
Coding sequences within it:
- the plsY gene encoding glycerol-3-phosphate 1-O-acyltransferase PlsY → MEAVGLALLTIILAYLLGSLNGAYYMMKWKHGIDIRTTGSGNAGATNAGRAMGKQGFFWVLVFDIAKGMLAVVLVKWSGQTEIIAGISVIAAVLGHIFPIQLRFKGGKGIAVSLGALVFFSYQATFLLIAAFLVIYLFVKKFSISGLLAYASTAMLLPFLRLDMTTIAVYVVVTVLILAAHHTHLKAAWSYLLLRNER
- a CDS encoding YozE family protein, which gives rise to MRSFYHFMMTYRGRKKPTDESKLADWMFGDHNFPKHSSSYDEISEYLEWNSPFHGALQVFDRLWRAYETTE
- a CDS encoding dihydrofolate reductase; its protein translation is MISLLFAMDQNRGIGYKNDLPWRLPRDLRFFKEKTSGQIIVMGRKTLDSMNGALPNRTNVVLTRDEAFQADGVTVLHDVADINKLADKHAEKEIFVIGGSEIFSQTLEIADRIYMTYIEESFPADTHFPDFPVDEWQEISREKGTKDERNPYDYYFIQYDRVRH
- a CDS encoding thymidylate synthase, which encodes MTTSEQAYLDLCRYVLKNGTKKEDRTGTGTVSVFGYQMRFDLQKGFPLLTTKKVPFRLIASELLWFLKGDTNIRYLLEHNNNIWNEWAFKNWVESDAYDGPDMTDFGRRSLQDDNFRKTYETQMEQFKQLILTDDAFSERFGHLGDVYGKQWRNWKTSQGESIDQLQDIIETIKKNPDSRRLIVSAWNPEDVPSMALPPCHTMFQFYVADNKLSCQLYQRSGDIFLGIPFNIASYSLLTHLIAKECGLEVGEFIHTIGDAHLYTNHLEQVKTQLDRTPKPLPALQIKDSFSSVFDASMDDLEIIGYEPHPAIKAPVAV
- a CDS encoding HD domain-containing protein, producing MDQKRQLEEMERYAYTIFRKDATGHDFYHMKRVAKMGRKIAFEEGADPFLTEAIGWMHDIGDHKLFDEPADAVAEAQGFLRRIGLDESAIKDIFQACRNISFSKGRTPDTLEGKIIQDADRLDAIGAIGIARTFAFGGAASRLIHWPNDPKHSSVQHFYDKLLKLKETLHTKTALHMAESRHAYMQDFLNRFFEEWEMPCDDIR
- a CDS encoding DUF72 domain-containing protein, whose translation is MTIQVGVTGWGDHDKLYPDTKTRQQKLKTYATHFDVVEVDSSFYAIQSVSNYTKWAEETPDHFSFIIKAHQDMTGQSRKKMTRAEAALLFDDFLTSIQPIIEADKLAAVLFQFPPWFQVEKTSIDRLRFIRELMKGLPVAIEFRNQSWYADEYRDRTLHLLRELEFIHTVCDEPQAGSGSVPAVSEATNDHLTLVRFHGRNVHGWNQNGREDWRKVRFLYRYNQAELKEWRDKALKLEHSSTRVILLFNNNSGGDASDNAKEMMQLLGQKLPDPPPEQLNLFDQEGR
- a CDS encoding cold-shock protein → MPNGIVKWFNAEKGYGFIQVEDGNDVFVHYSAIQEEGFKNLEEGQEVSFEVIEGERGPQAANVEKV
- a CDS encoding queuosine precursor transporter; amino-acid sequence: MNNDLLWIVFSIINFVLLLIMYRLFGRLGLFVWVGMATVLANIQVTKTIELFGLTATMGNIIYGTIFLASDILNENYGKKIARKAVGLGFATLIIMTIIMQVVLVFDPAPSDIAHSSLSTIFGFLPRVALGSLIAYGISQYVDVWLYALLKRMLPDDKYLWVRNNGSTMLSQLLDTLVFCTIAFAGTYEGSVWMEIFISTYLLKFVVSIISTPFLYGAKRMYRQIND
- a CDS encoding ribonuclease HI family protein, yielding MIEVYTDGATSGNPGQSGAGIVIINDGTRQTYSVPLGMMTNHQAEFWAIIRALEICQSDYPDDIISLRSDSQAAVQAIDKEHTKNKEFQPLLEQIMQLSRQFPYFFIKWIPEKQNKAADQLAREAIRQNQ
- a CDS encoding DUF6123 family protein, giving the protein MTKHSLAYFLDDLWAKGFKLTDEDVQFIYFGKNYANAPDWKVIFAVQMTLRFQHAFDGSFYLSVLDLIGEDKIHTKKQAENLLARKGFQLQYH